The proteins below come from a single Oerskovia jenensis genomic window:
- the otsB gene encoding trehalose-phosphatase codes for MTPSGTEHTTTGGAADLTAALAAFASAAGTARTGARPGPVLVASDFDGVLAPLGDDPLASRPTPGSALALARLAACGPDRVRVALVSGRRIEDLAHLASPPPGALLVGSHGAETGEVLAPLRDGADDERHVRADGTEARVRLIPVALDDAQRELLAGVTAGLEEIAAPVEGAWVEHKPSAAVLHTRLSPAGPAAAASAAAVDLGERLGAHVMAGKDVVEIAVTSTSKGIALDALRERLGSPAVLYLGDDVTDERAFAVLGPHDVGIKVGAGETLAAFRVPDPAAAAAALTALADLLGA; via the coding sequence GTGACGCCGTCGGGCACCGAGCACACCACGACCGGCGGGGCCGCCGACCTCACCGCGGCCCTCGCGGCCTTCGCGAGCGCGGCCGGGACGGCGCGCACCGGCGCACGGCCCGGCCCCGTCCTCGTGGCGAGCGACTTCGACGGGGTCCTCGCCCCGCTCGGGGACGACCCGCTCGCGTCGCGCCCCACCCCGGGCTCCGCCCTCGCGCTCGCCCGGCTCGCGGCGTGCGGACCCGACCGGGTGCGCGTCGCGCTCGTGTCGGGACGGCGGATCGAGGACCTCGCGCACCTCGCGTCGCCGCCGCCCGGGGCGCTGCTCGTCGGTAGCCACGGCGCGGAGACCGGCGAGGTGCTCGCGCCCCTCCGGGACGGGGCCGACGACGAGCGCCACGTGCGCGCCGACGGCACGGAGGCGCGCGTCCGCCTCATCCCCGTCGCCCTCGACGACGCCCAACGCGAGCTCCTGGCGGGCGTCACGGCAGGTCTCGAGGAGATCGCGGCCCCGGTCGAGGGTGCCTGGGTCGAGCACAAGCCCTCGGCCGCGGTCCTGCACACCCGGCTGTCCCCCGCCGGCCCGGCAGCCGCCGCGTCGGCCGCCGCGGTCGACCTCGGCGAACGGCTGGGCGCCCACGTCATGGCAGGCAAGGACGTCGTCGAGATCGCGGTCACGAGCACGTCCAAGGGCATCGCGCTCGACGCGCTGCGCGAGCGCCTCGGGTCCCCGGCCGTGCTCTACCTGGGCGACGACGTGACCGACGAGCGCGCCTTCGCGGTGCTCGGCCCGCACGACGTGGGCATCAAGGTGGGCGCGGGCGAGACCCTCGCCGCGTTCCGCGTCCCCGACCCCGCCGCGGCCGCAGCGGCCCTGACCGCTCTCGCCGACCTGCTGGGCGCCTGA
- a CDS encoding serine/threonine-protein kinase, producing MEEATSRPVDPARSTGAARRGGLPTGSEVGGYRILARLGAGAMGAVYEAEDGGGNLVAIKFLHAHLDVDAQGRERLRREAVALQRLRHPAVAQILDVELDGSEAFIVTELVDGPNLEEEIATGGPLDARDLFELADQLAEALEAVHAAGVVHRDLKPSNVLVTQNGPVLIDFGIAHGLDEARATSTGLVMGTPGYLAPELLEGAAPSANSDWWGWAALLAFAATGRPPFGMRPVEAVLARARAGEADLDGLGPRTAAALAAALRADPASRLGPSEVAGVLHAAAQDGDGPTASPATGATEIVPQHFSGGGVAGGAALAGAAAAGALGGTLAAAERAAAVGAAAAADGAGATPAATKVLGAGAAVGAAAGAGAGVVGAAGAAATVVLPASAGDVQPTSVVPTVRSAVPLPRPTPPAPSIPPLAATQIIANDGRTVAVPTAPPGPPGAPGSAAVPPPSVPPASLAGAAQVRPTALQPTAVQPAVQQPTLRQPAVPAAYPGTYPPAQGPYPPPSQNPYAPQPAPPAEAPASGGKKRRGAQVAEPEGGDPLDAFGRPLGVISAPGYARPAHRRRAGTVAALGLPLVLLAGTSPGLAFVLLALVVVVLRVVGVGADSFHGRRERKGVQRSDGARAAVAVPWYALRAVVGAVPSLLVALCGGVLLVVGSWWLLAPGMLVLAPQQSVEARSVGGANEPWVFTVVLCVAMAVTVLLAWFGPLSGLTRYGARTTLAHVAPGRVGAIFLVLVGLVLAALVLFAFGDGAPIDWAPFPGPPPSL from the coding sequence ATGGAGGAGGCGACCAGCAGACCTGTCGACCCGGCACGGAGCACCGGTGCCGCGCGGCGCGGTGGCCTGCCCACGGGCAGCGAGGTCGGTGGGTACCGCATCCTCGCCCGGCTCGGCGCGGGCGCCATGGGGGCCGTCTACGAGGCCGAGGACGGCGGCGGCAACCTCGTCGCGATCAAGTTCCTGCACGCCCACCTCGACGTCGACGCGCAGGGTCGCGAGCGCCTGCGCCGCGAGGCCGTCGCGCTCCAGCGCCTGCGGCACCCCGCGGTCGCGCAGATCCTCGACGTCGAGCTCGACGGCTCCGAGGCCTTCATCGTGACCGAGCTGGTCGACGGCCCCAACCTCGAGGAGGAGATCGCGACGGGCGGCCCGCTCGACGCACGCGACCTCTTCGAGCTCGCGGACCAGCTCGCCGAGGCGCTCGAGGCGGTCCATGCGGCAGGGGTCGTGCACCGCGACCTCAAGCCCAGCAACGTCCTGGTGACCCAGAACGGCCCGGTCCTCATCGACTTCGGCATCGCGCACGGGCTCGACGAGGCCCGCGCGACCTCGACCGGCCTCGTCATGGGGACGCCGGGCTACCTGGCCCCCGAGCTCCTCGAGGGCGCGGCCCCGAGCGCCAACAGCGACTGGTGGGGCTGGGCCGCGCTGCTCGCGTTCGCAGCGACCGGACGGCCGCCGTTCGGCATGCGCCCCGTCGAGGCCGTGCTCGCGCGCGCCCGAGCGGGCGAGGCGGACCTCGACGGCCTGGGTCCGCGGACGGCCGCGGCGCTCGCGGCGGCGCTGCGGGCGGACCCGGCGTCCCGGCTCGGCCCGTCGGAGGTCGCCGGGGTCCTGCACGCTGCGGCGCAGGACGGAGACGGCCCGACGGCGTCGCCCGCCACGGGCGCGACGGAGATCGTCCCGCAGCACTTCAGCGGGGGCGGGGTGGCCGGTGGCGCGGCGCTCGCTGGCGCCGCCGCGGCCGGTGCCCTGGGGGGAACGCTCGCGGCGGCCGAGAGGGCCGCCGCCGTGGGAGCCGCAGCGGCCGCGGACGGGGCCGGTGCGACGCCGGCCGCGACGAAGGTCCTGGGCGCCGGCGCAGCCGTCGGAGCTGCTGCCGGTGCCGGCGCTGGTGTTGTCGGCGCGGCCGGTGCCGCGGCGACGGTCGTCCTGCCCGCCTCGGCCGGTGACGTCCAGCCGACGAGCGTCGTCCCGACCGTGCGCTCGGCCGTGCCCCTGCCGCGACCGACCCCGCCCGCACCGTCGATCCCACCGCTCGCCGCGACCCAGATCATCGCGAACGACGGTCGGACCGTCGCCGTGCCCACGGCCCCGCCCGGCCCACCCGGCGCGCCGGGGTCGGCGGCGGTCCCGCCGCCCTCGGTGCCCCCGGCATCCCTCGCCGGCGCGGCACAGGTCCGGCCGACCGCCCTGCAGCCGACCGCGGTGCAACCCGCCGTCCAGCAGCCCACCCTGCGGCAGCCCGCGGTCCCCGCGGCGTACCCCGGGACCTACCCGCCCGCCCAGGGGCCGTACCCGCCGCCCTCCCAGAACCCCTACGCACCGCAGCCCGCTCCGCCCGCGGAGGCTCCGGCGTCGGGCGGGAAGAAGCGGCGCGGCGCGCAGGTGGCCGAGCCGGAGGGCGGGGACCCGCTCGACGCGTTCGGCCGTCCTCTCGGCGTGATCTCCGCGCCCGGCTACGCCCGACCAGCCCACCGTCGCCGGGCCGGGACCGTGGCCGCGCTCGGGCTGCCGCTCGTGCTGCTCGCCGGGACCTCCCCGGGCCTCGCGTTCGTGCTGCTCGCGCTGGTCGTGGTCGTGCTGCGCGTGGTCGGCGTGGGCGCGGACTCGTTCCACGGGCGCCGCGAGCGCAAGGGCGTGCAGCGCAGCGACGGGGCGCGCGCCGCGGTCGCCGTGCCCTGGTACGCGCTGCGCGCCGTCGTCGGCGCGGTGCCCTCGCTGCTCGTCGCGCTGTGCGGCGGAGTGCTGCTCGTCGTGGGCTCGTGGTGGCTGCTCGCACCGGGCATGCTCGTCCTCGCCCCGCAGCAGTCCGTCGAGGCGCGGTCGGTCGGAGGCGCCAACGAACCCTGGGTGTTCACGGTCGTGCTGTGCGTCGCGATGGCGGTCACGGTGCTGCTCGCATGGTTCGGGCCGCTGTCCGGTCTCACCCGGTACGGTGCGCGCACCACGCTCGCCCACGTGGCACCTGGGCGTGTGGGGGCGATCTTCCTGGTGCTCGTCGGGCTCGTCCTCGCGGCGCTCGTGCTCTTCGCGTTCGGAGACGGCGCCCCGATCGACTGGGCGCCCTTCCCCGGTCCGCCGCCGAGCCTGTGA
- a CDS encoding DUF4032 domain-containing protein codes for MVQNLQITASAPDPALLDLPWDIPLEEWPDSVLAALPRGISRHIVRFVRMSGRVIAIKEIGESVAYREYELLRQLSRLDVPSVVPVGVITGRSDANGERLEAVLITEHLQFSLPYRALFSQALQPDTATRLIDALAVLLVRLHLIGFYWGDVSLSNTLFRRDAETFAAYLVDAETGDLHRELSPGQRSYDVDLARTNIIGELMDLSAGELLDEDIDEILVGDALVARYNELWDALTNAETFASDERWRVAARIERLNNLGFDVGELAITTDIDGTTVQIQPKVVDAGHHARRLLRLTGLDVQENQARRLLNDLDSYRAAAERQNDDEEFVAHDWLSGVFEPTIQAVPRDLRRKLQPAQLFHEILDHRWFISEKAGRDIPMPEATASYVENVLRHRPDEKAILGLAPGEVDRQE; via the coding sequence ATGGTGCAGAACCTGCAGATCACCGCGTCAGCCCCCGACCCAGCACTGCTCGACCTCCCCTGGGACATCCCCCTGGAGGAGTGGCCGGACAGCGTCCTCGCGGCTCTCCCCCGCGGTATCTCGCGCCACATCGTGCGCTTCGTGCGCATGTCCGGCCGCGTCATCGCGATCAAGGAGATCGGCGAGTCCGTCGCGTACCGCGAGTACGAGCTGCTGCGCCAGCTCAGCCGCCTCGACGTCCCCAGCGTCGTGCCCGTGGGCGTCATCACCGGCCGGAGCGACGCGAACGGCGAACGGCTCGAGGCCGTGCTCATCACCGAGCACCTGCAGTTCTCGCTGCCCTACCGCGCGCTCTTCAGCCAGGCCCTCCAACCGGACACCGCGACGCGCCTCATCGACGCCCTCGCGGTGCTGCTCGTGCGCCTGCACCTCATCGGCTTCTACTGGGGCGACGTGTCCCTGTCCAACACGCTCTTCCGCCGAGACGCCGAGACCTTCGCGGCCTACCTCGTGGACGCCGAGACCGGTGACCTGCACCGCGAGCTGAGCCCCGGCCAGCGCAGCTACGACGTCGACCTCGCCCGGACCAACATCATCGGCGAGCTCATGGACCTGTCCGCGGGCGAGCTGCTCGACGAGGACATCGACGAGATCCTCGTGGGGGACGCGCTCGTCGCCCGCTACAACGAGCTCTGGGACGCCCTGACGAACGCCGAGACGTTCGCCTCGGACGAGCGCTGGCGCGTCGCCGCGCGCATCGAGCGGCTCAACAACCTGGGTTTCGACGTGGGCGAGCTCGCCATCACGACCGACATCGACGGCACGACCGTCCAGATCCAGCCCAAGGTCGTCGACGCGGGGCACCACGCACGCCGTCTCCTGCGCCTCACGGGGCTCGACGTCCAGGAGAACCAGGCCCGGCGCCTGCTCAACGACCTCGACTCCTACCGGGCCGCCGCCGAACGCCAGAACGACGACGAGGAGTTCGTCGCGCACGACTGGCTCAGCGGGGTCTTCGAGCCCACGATCCAGGCCGTGCCGCGCGACCTGCGGCGCAAGCTGCAGCCCGCCCAGCTCTTCCACGAGATCCTCGACCACCGTTGGTTCATCTCGGAGAAGGCCGGCCGCGACATCCCCATGCCCGAGGCCACGGCCTCCTACGTCGAGAACGTCCTGCGGCACCGACCCGACGAGAAGGCGATCCTGGGCCTCGCCCCCGGTGAGGTCGACCGGCAGGAGTAG
- a CDS encoding YoaK family protein — protein sequence MDPEPVHRHYRVLLLVLTFSTGIIDGICYLALDQVFTANMTGNVLILGMGLAGGQDVPTAGPLVALAAYVAGAAIAGYAFRNQPAGWHRTTTGLFAGVGLGVLVASLVAHLVGRPGGWRLLVLVAVLGVSMGVQAATARHLSVKDLTTVVVTSTLTGLAADSFQDGRGRRAWVRRVSAVVALGSGAAVGALLLRAGTGIALVVPGAIALGAAVVGEAYRRTDRRRASARPPGAEAG from the coding sequence ATGGACCCCGAACCCGTGCACCGGCACTACCGGGTGCTGCTCCTGGTCCTGACCTTCTCCACGGGCATCATCGACGGCATCTGCTACCTGGCCCTCGACCAGGTCTTCACGGCCAACATGACGGGCAACGTGCTGATACTCGGGATGGGCCTGGCCGGGGGACAGGACGTCCCGACGGCCGGTCCGCTCGTGGCCCTGGCGGCGTACGTCGCGGGCGCGGCGATCGCCGGGTACGCCTTCCGGAACCAGCCTGCGGGCTGGCACCGGACGACGACCGGCCTGTTCGCCGGGGTCGGTCTCGGGGTGCTCGTGGCGTCCCTCGTGGCGCACCTGGTCGGACGGCCAGGAGGATGGCGCCTGCTCGTGCTGGTCGCCGTGCTCGGGGTGTCGATGGGAGTCCAGGCGGCGACGGCGCGACACCTGTCGGTCAAGGACCTGACGACCGTCGTGGTCACCTCGACCCTCACGGGACTGGCCGCGGACTCCTTCCAGGACGGCCGGGGTCGGCGGGCCTGGGTCCGTCGGGTCTCCGCGGTGGTCGCGCTCGGGAGCGGCGCGGCCGTGGGGGCGCTCCTTCTGCGTGCGGGGACAGGGATCGCGCTGGTGGTGCCCGGGGCGATCGCGCTCGGGGCCGCGGTCGTGGGAGAGGCGTACCGCCGCACGGACCGCCGGAGGGCGAGTGCCCGGCCCCCCGGCGCCGAGGCCGGGTAG
- a CDS encoding DsbA family protein codes for MSNEPRQTKADRRDAARAEALALREAQAKRDKRNRAITIGALVGGLAVLIGAFLWVFIPAMNQKDAQKTEPLTGVTAPATANDTGGIPVGTDGVAGTSTEGAVELGVYFDYMCPICGDFESVNAASIDEMRTAGDITLVQHPVAILDRFSSGSQFSTRSASAAAYVAEHAPEQFNAFNEAMFANQPEENTAGLTDAQIAEIAKTAGVPADVADKIAAGDATKEFGKWAEGATNLATQNPDLANPQSGGFGTPTITINGERWDGNWTDPAELKKAVEAAKG; via the coding sequence ATGTCGAACGAACCCCGTCAGACCAAGGCCGACCGCCGCGACGCGGCCCGTGCCGAAGCCCTCGCGCTGCGCGAGGCCCAGGCCAAGCGCGACAAGCGCAACCGTGCGATCACCATCGGCGCCCTCGTGGGCGGCCTCGCCGTGCTCATCGGCGCCTTCCTCTGGGTCTTCATCCCCGCGATGAACCAGAAGGACGCCCAGAAGACCGAGCCGCTCACGGGCGTCACGGCGCCCGCCACGGCCAACGACACGGGCGGCATCCCGGTCGGTACGGACGGCGTCGCGGGGACCAGCACCGAGGGTGCCGTCGAGCTCGGCGTGTACTTCGACTACATGTGCCCCATCTGCGGTGACTTCGAGTCCGTCAACGCCGCCTCGATCGACGAGATGCGCACGGCCGGGGACATCACCCTGGTGCAGCACCCGGTCGCGATCCTCGACCGCTTCTCGTCCGGCAGCCAGTTCTCGACGCGCTCCGCCTCCGCGGCCGCGTACGTCGCCGAGCACGCCCCGGAGCAGTTCAACGCGTTCAACGAGGCGATGTTCGCCAACCAGCCCGAGGAGAACACGGCCGGCCTGACCGACGCGCAGATCGCCGAGATCGCCAAGACCGCGGGCGTCCCGGCCGACGTGGCCGACAAGATCGCCGCGGGCGACGCGACCAAGGAGTTCGGCAAGTGGGCCGAGGGCGCGACCAACCTCGCCACGCAGAACCCCGACCTCGCCAACCCGCAGAGCGGTGGCTTCGGCACGCCGACCATCACGATCAACGGGGAGCGCTGGGACGGCAACTGGACCGACCCGGCCGAGCTCAAGAAGGCCGTCGAGGCCGCCAAGGGCTGA
- the otsA gene encoding alpha,alpha-trehalose-phosphate synthase (UDP-forming), with protein MTGKDGYDLVVVSNRLPVDFTVDDEGHVDWKRSPGGLVTALEPVMQKSDGAWVGWSGAPDLEVEPFDADDMRLVPVTLSATEIERYYEGFSNDTLWPLYHDVIAPPAFHRQWWDAYRRVNQRFADAAAAQAEHGATVWVHDYQLQLVPRMLREQRPDLRIGFFNHIPFPPLELFQQLPWRRQVIEGLLGADLIGFQRAGDASNFIRAVRRLTGYTTRGPIVTVPGAEDRPSRNVRAAAFPISIDSRTFDELARTPEVQARSREIRADLGDPECMMLGVDRLDYTKGIRHRIKAYGEILQDGRIDVEHVTLVQVASPSRENVGAYQELREQVEGLVGRINGEYAEIGHAAIHYLHHSYPPEEMAALYLAADVMLVTSLRDGMNLVAKEYIAARSDDRGVLVLSEFTGAADELAGGALLVNPHDIDGMKDIIVAAANMDVREQRKRMRRLRRRVLADDVSKWSESFLGVLQAMPSRDTPRTHAPSGAADEVPVEGEGA; from the coding sequence TTGACTGGCAAAGACGGCTACGACCTCGTCGTGGTGTCCAACCGGCTTCCCGTCGACTTCACGGTCGACGACGAGGGCCACGTCGACTGGAAGCGCTCCCCCGGGGGACTCGTCACCGCGCTGGAACCCGTCATGCAGAAGTCCGACGGCGCCTGGGTGGGCTGGTCGGGCGCTCCTGACCTCGAGGTCGAGCCCTTCGACGCCGACGACATGCGCCTGGTGCCCGTGACCCTGTCCGCGACCGAGATCGAGCGCTACTACGAGGGCTTCTCCAACGACACGCTCTGGCCGCTGTACCACGACGTCATCGCTCCCCCCGCGTTCCACCGGCAGTGGTGGGACGCGTACCGCCGCGTCAACCAGCGCTTCGCCGACGCCGCCGCCGCACAGGCCGAGCACGGCGCGACCGTCTGGGTGCACGACTACCAGCTCCAGCTCGTGCCGCGCATGCTGCGCGAGCAGCGCCCCGACCTGCGCATCGGGTTCTTCAACCACATCCCCTTCCCGCCGCTCGAGCTCTTCCAGCAGCTCCCGTGGCGCCGCCAGGTGATCGAGGGCCTCCTGGGCGCGGACCTCATCGGGTTCCAGCGCGCGGGCGACGCGTCGAACTTCATCCGTGCCGTGCGCCGCCTCACGGGCTACACGACCCGGGGCCCCATCGTGACCGTGCCCGGTGCCGAGGACCGCCCGTCGCGCAACGTCCGCGCCGCGGCCTTCCCCATCTCGATCGACTCGCGCACGTTCGACGAGCTCGCCCGCACCCCCGAGGTCCAGGCCCGCTCGCGCGAGATCCGCGCCGACCTGGGCGACCCCGAGTGCATGATGCTCGGCGTCGACCGCCTCGACTACACCAAGGGCATCCGCCACCGCATCAAGGCCTACGGCGAGATCCTGCAGGACGGGCGCATCGACGTCGAGCACGTCACGCTCGTCCAGGTCGCGAGCCCGAGCCGCGAGAACGTCGGCGCCTACCAGGAGCTGCGCGAGCAGGTCGAGGGCCTCGTGGGCCGCATCAACGGCGAGTACGCCGAGATCGGTCACGCCGCGATCCACTACCTGCACCACTCCTACCCGCCCGAGGAGATGGCCGCGCTCTACCTCGCAGCCGACGTCATGCTCGTCACGTCGCTGCGCGACGGCATGAACCTCGTCGCCAAGGAGTACATCGCGGCCCGCTCCGACGACCGCGGCGTCCTGGTCCTCTCCGAGTTCACCGGGGCCGCCGACGAGCTCGCGGGCGGCGCGCTGCTCGTCAACCCCCACGACATCGACGGCATGAAGGACATCATCGTCGCGGCCGCGAACATGGACGTGCGCGAGCAGCGCAAGCGCATGCGCCGCCTGCGCCGCCGCGTCCTGGCCGACGACGTCTCCAAGTGGTCCGAGTCGTTCCTCGGCGTGCTCCAGGCCATGCCCTCGCGCGACACCCCGCGCACCCACGCCCCGTCCGGCGCAGCGGACGAGGTGCCCGTCGAGGGGGAGGGCGCGTGA
- a CDS encoding ABC transporter ATP-binding protein — MATVTFDHATRLYPGTERPAVDQLNLHIEDGEFLVLVGPSGCGKSTSLRMLAGLEDVNGGHIFIGDRDVTDVQPKDRDIAMVFQNYALYPHMSVADNMGFALKIAGTPKADIRQRVEEAAKILDLTEYLDRKPKALSGGQRQRVAMGRAIVRQPQVFLMDEPLSNLDAKLRVQTRTQIASLQRRLGVTTVYVTHDQTEALTMGDRIAVLKDGLLQQVGTPRDMYDTPANVFVAGFIGSPAMNLGTFSVNNGLAEVGPARIPLEREATAKLTDADKGKITLGFRPEALEVTSQANESAFPVEVNIVEELGSDAFVYGTLKGDLATTDIHSGAGDNQIIVRVDPRNVPAKGERIYVAIRPGNTHVFSTATGLRLS; from the coding sequence ATGGCTACGGTCACTTTCGACCACGCAACGCGGCTCTACCCGGGGACCGAGCGCCCTGCGGTGGACCAGCTCAACCTGCACATCGAGGACGGCGAGTTCCTCGTCCTCGTGGGCCCCTCGGGTTGTGGCAAGTCGACGTCGCTCCGCATGCTCGCGGGCCTCGAGGACGTCAACGGCGGACACATCTTCATCGGTGACCGCGACGTCACCGACGTGCAGCCCAAGGACCGCGACATCGCGATGGTGTTCCAGAACTACGCGCTGTACCCCCACATGTCCGTCGCGGACAACATGGGCTTCGCGCTGAAGATCGCCGGCACGCCCAAGGCGGACATCCGCCAGCGCGTCGAGGAGGCTGCGAAGATCCTCGACCTCACGGAGTACCTGGACCGCAAGCCCAAGGCGCTCTCCGGTGGCCAGCGTCAGCGTGTCGCCATGGGTCGCGCGATCGTGCGTCAGCCCCAGGTGTTCCTCATGGACGAGCCGCTGTCGAACCTCGACGCCAAGCTCCGCGTCCAGACCCGTACGCAGATCGCGTCGCTCCAGCGCCGCCTCGGCGTCACGACCGTCTACGTCACGCACGACCAGACCGAGGCCCTCACCATGGGTGACCGCATCGCGGTCCTCAAGGACGGTCTCCTGCAGCAGGTCGGCACGCCGCGCGACATGTACGACACCCCCGCCAACGTCTTCGTCGCCGGCTTCATCGGCTCCCCCGCGATGAACCTCGGCACGTTCTCCGTGAACAACGGCCTCGCCGAGGTCGGCCCGGCCCGCATCCCGCTCGAGCGCGAGGCCACGGCCAAGCTGACCGACGCCGACAAGGGCAAGATCACGCTCGGCTTCCGCCCCGAGGCCCTCGAGGTCACCTCGCAGGCCAACGAGAGCGCGTTCCCCGTCGAGGTCAACATCGTCGAGGAGCTCGGCTCCGACGCGTTCGTCTACGGCACCCTCAAGGGCGACCTGGCGACCACGGACATCCACTCGGGTGCCGGCGACAACCAGATCATCGTCCGCGTCGACCCGCGCAACGTGCCCGCCAAGGGCGAGCGCATCTACGTGGCGATCCGCCCGGGCAACACGCACGTCTTCTCGACCGCGACGGGCCTGCGCCTCAGCTGA